Within Desulfolithobacter dissulfuricans, the genomic segment TATTCCGTAGTCCTGTTCGACGAGATCGAGAAGGCCCATCCGGATGTATTCAATGTCCTGCTCCAGGTCCTGGACGACGGCCGAATGACCGACGGCAAGGGACGGACCGTGGATTTCAAGAATACGATCCTGATTATGACCTCGAACCTGGGCAGCCATATCATCATGGAACTCGGACAGACCGATCCAGAGGAGATGCACCGGCAGATCGACGAGCTGCTCCACAAGCAGTTCAAGCCTGAATTCCTCAACCGGATCGACGAGATCATCACCTTCCATGGACTGACCAGGGAAGACCTGCTCCAGATCGTCGATATCCAGATCGGTCGGATGGCCAAGCGGCTGGCGGAGCACAAGTACACTATCACCCTTACCGACGAGGCCAAACAGTTCCTGGTCGAGGTGGGGTACGATCCATCCTTTGGTGCCCGGCCGCTCAAACGGGCGATCCAGCGCTATATCGAAGACCCGCTGGCCCTGGAGATCCTGGAAGGCCACTTCAGGGAAGGCGACCATATCGTGGTCGACAAGGGCCTGAACAACAAATTGGTGTTCAGAAAACAGTAAGACACCAGGCCGACAAAAGGCCCATTCCGGCTGCTGCCGGAATGGGCCTTTTTTATTTTCCGCCTCCGACGCTGTCCGGGGAACCATGCCATGCAGGCGTCCCCTGACCGGACCGGCGGCCCCGGGCCGATAGCCCGGGCCCGAGAACCTGTCGGATTTTCCCTTCACCTTTGCACGAGGAACCTGCCAGTGACAACCACCAGCTCTGCGGGAGCAGTACTTCCCGCCAACGCGGACCAGTACGGCACTGCCGCAATTTCCCATGTCATGATGCCATACCACGCCAATCCCTCGGGCAATGTCAACGGCGGCGTCATCATGCAGCTCATAGACGACGCAGCCTTTGTCATCGCCACGCGCTATGCCCGGACCAACGTGGTCACAGCGTCCATCGAACGGATTGACTTCCACCGACCGGTCCATATTGGTGACCTGCTCACCCTCAAGGGCAGCATCAACATGACCCATCGATCCTCCATGGAGATCGGGGTGCGGGTGGAAAGCGAGGACATGCGAACCGGTGTAATACGCCACATCGCCTCGGCCTATCTCACCTTTGTCGCTTTGGACGGTGACGGCCACCCCACCCCCGTCCCGGCCTACGAGCCCAAGGACGAAGACAGCCGCCGGCGCAACCGGGAAGCACTGCAGCGCCGCCAGGACAGACTGCGCCAGCAGCGACGCACGACCTGAGGCTATTGACGGAGTCCGGTTACCGGCGTCGTTTCAGGCCGCCCGACGACATATCTCCTTGGCCGGGATAAGCCCGGTGGCACTTGCCGAGACGATATTCCCAGCCACCCCTGGTCCGTCGCCGGCCACAAAGAGATTCTCGACCTTTGTCTCCAGCGAACCTGAAGTCTCGACCTGGGTGGCAAAAAATTTGATCTCCGGCGCATAGAGAAGGGTCTCGTCATTGGCCACCCCGGGGACCACCTGGTTGAGCTTGGTCAACCCCTCCACCAGGTTGGTCAGGATCCGTTCCGGCAGGGCCATGGCAATATCACCGCAGACGACCTTGCTCAGGGTCGGGGTGATGTATCCCTTGCGGATCCGATGCCAGGTACTGCGCCGTCCCCGCCGCAGGTCACCAAACCGCTGCAAAATCGGCCGACCACCGCCGATTAACGTCGCCAGTTGACCTATGGATTCCCCATAGGCCTGATTGTCGGTTACCGGCTCGGTGAGCACCACTTTGGAGAGAAAGGCAAAATTGGTGTTTTCCGATTTTTTATCATGGAGGGCGTGACCATTGACACAGACAAACCGCTTGTAGTTTTCCAGAGCCACAAAACCACCGAAATTTGTACAGAAGGTCCTGGTCTGGTCGTCATATTTATTGGTCTGAATGAAAAAGGTGGGATCATAAATCGTTTCGCAGAGATCCTGCATAATATCGTTGTGCACCTCGACCCGGACCCCCACCTCGATACCGCGCTGGTGCAGCCCCAGGCCGTAGCGCTCCGCCACCTGCCCCATCCAGTCGGCCCCGCCGCGGCCGGGCGCCAGAATGACGAACCTGGCCCGATACTCCCCGCGACCGGTGACCACGCCCTGCACCCGGCCATCCTGGACGATAATGTCTTCGACATATTCCGAGGTATGGAGCTCCACCCCCCGGGAAGTAATATAATCGGCCATGCCGGCGATGTAGCCAGGCAACCTGTCGCTGCCCAGGTGTTTTTGCCGGATGAGCAGCAGATCAATACCATGCCGCTTGGCCTCCTTCCGGATATCCCTGGCTGCTTGCATATCCGTGGGATAGACCAGCCCGTCCATACCAAAACGATTGAAAATCAGCTCTGTTTCATCGATGAGGGCCCGGGCCTCTGCCACCGGCAGGAACTGAGTCAGGTCGGTCTTGCCCAGTTTATGGATATAATTCAGCTTACCATCTGAAAAAAGACCGGCCCCGCCGACCCCGCAGAGAATGTTACAGGGTTTGCATTCCTGACAGCGACGGTTGTCAGTGATGGGACAGGTTCGCTTGAGAGGGCCCCTGCCCTTTTCCAGCAACAGGACCCTGAGATTGGCATGTTCACATAAGTAATAGGCGGAAAAAAGACCGGCTGGTCCGGCCCCGACAATGATGACATCATACTGTGTTGCAGACTGCCCCGATCCCTTTGATTTCTGCATGGTACTCTCCCGGTTCCATGAAAATAAGTACAGGCTGCCCGGATCTGCCCGGGCACACTACAGCGCTCCAGGCCGACCACCCTGAAAAAGACGGCCGAGCCACACCACAGGTTGTAAACGCATACCAGAGCCCTGGCAACCTCAAGTTGCAACAGTTGTCTTTTTTTACCGCTGTGCTATAACGGCCTCAGGACCCCGATATCCCGCAACAGGATTGGGTGTCATCCCGCAAAGCTGAATAACCCACCTGGAGATATGCCATGAGCAGCGATATAGAAGACCTGAGCATCAACTACGAAGAAGACGGCACCCTGATCGTCAAGGAACTGGACAAAGAGATCCTTTCCAAGGGCGCCTGGACAACCATTTTATTCCGGTACCAGGATTTCAACCGCAGCAAGGGGGAATATGGCCCGGACAAGTTCACCATCCGACGCTACCAGAAACGGGACGGCAAGTATATCCCCAAATCAAAGTTCAACATCTCCAGCCCGGCCCAGGCCAAAAAAATTGTCGACACCCTCAGCCGGTGGCTGGAAGATGACTGAAAGATGACAGGGAAATAATGTATTTCCCCACTGCCGGCATAGAGGTACGCCCCTGGCTCCCACCCCTGGTCGCCTTCGGGATCTCCCTTTTCACCTCCATGGGAGGAGTATCCGGAGCCTTTCTGCTCCTACCCTTCCAGGTATCGGTACTTCATTTCGACTCTCCCGCGGTCAGCGCCACCAATCATATCTTCAACATCGTCGCCATTCCCAGCGGTGTCTATCGCTATGTCAGGGAAGGACGAATGGTCTGGCCTCTCACCTGGGCCGTGGTCATCGGCACCCTGCCCGGTGTGGTGGCCGGCGCCTTCATCCGGATCAGGTACCTTCCGGATCCAGCGATGTTCAAACGATTCGCAGCCCTTGTTCTGTTATACATTGCCGTGCGCCTGTTCCGGGACATCTGGAAAAAAAAGGACAAAAAACCGGTTGCAGTTTCCATGGAAGGCGAGGATGTGGTCCGCGAGGCCACTCTTGGCCTGAGGTCCATCTCTTATCTATATAGAGGTACGAAATACTGCGTATCCACCGCCAGCATCATGACACTGAGCCTGATTGTCGGCATAATCGGCGGTGTCTACGGTATCGGTGGCGGGGCGATAATCGCTCCTTTTTTTGTCTCATTTTTCGGCCTGCCGGTCTACACGGTTGCCGGAGCCGCCCTGATGGGCACTCTCCTGACCTCGGTGGCCGGGGTAACGATCTTT encodes:
- a CDS encoding acyl-CoA thioesterase, which codes for MTTTSSAGAVLPANADQYGTAAISHVMMPYHANPSGNVNGGVIMQLIDDAAFVIATRYARTNVVTASIERIDFHRPVHIGDLLTLKGSINMTHRSSMEIGVRVESEDMRTGVIRHIASAYLTFVALDGDGHPTPVPAYEPKDEDSRRRNREALQRRQDRLRQQRRTT
- a CDS encoding NAD(P)/FAD-dependent oxidoreductase — translated: MQKSKGSGQSATQYDVIIVGAGPAGLFSAYYLCEHANLRVLLLEKGRGPLKRTCPITDNRRCQECKPCNILCGVGGAGLFSDGKLNYIHKLGKTDLTQFLPVAEARALIDETELIFNRFGMDGLVYPTDMQAARDIRKEAKRHGIDLLLIRQKHLGSDRLPGYIAGMADYITSRGVELHTSEYVEDIIVQDGRVQGVVTGRGEYRARFVILAPGRGGADWMGQVAERYGLGLHQRGIEVGVRVEVHNDIMQDLCETIYDPTFFIQTNKYDDQTRTFCTNFGGFVALENYKRFVCVNGHALHDKKSENTNFAFLSKVVLTEPVTDNQAYGESIGQLATLIGGGRPILQRFGDLRRGRRSTWHRIRKGYITPTLSKVVCGDIAMALPERILTNLVEGLTKLNQVVPGVANDETLLYAPEIKFFATQVETSGSLETKVENLFVAGDGPGVAGNIVSASATGLIPAKEICRRAA
- a CDS encoding sulfite exporter TauE/SafE family protein, with the translated sequence MYFPTAGIEVRPWLPPLVAFGISLFTSMGGVSGAFLLLPFQVSVLHFDSPAVSATNHIFNIVAIPSGVYRYVREGRMVWPLTWAVVIGTLPGVVAGAFIRIRYLPDPAMFKRFAALVLLYIAVRLFRDIWKKKDKKPVAVSMEGEDVVREATLGLRSISYLYRGTKYCVSTASIMTLSLIVGIIGGVYGIGGGAIIAPFFVSFFGLPVYTVAGAALMGTLLTSVAGVTIFEILAPVYPDMAVAPDWKLGILFGLGGFVGMYCGARLQRFVPARLIKTILALCILFTSGRYLGLF